The segment CCTTGTCCAGCCGGCGGAACAGGGTGACGAGCAGCAGCGCGAGGACCGCCCAGGCGGCCAGGATCGTCAGCGGCGCGAGGCGCGCCAGGCTCTCGGGCACCGACTCGATCATAGAAGGTACCAGAGGAGCGCGACCGCCCCGAGAAAGAGGGCGAGCGCGTAGTTGCGGACGTGGCCGGTCTGGAACAGCTTGAGGATCTGGGCGCCGACCTCCAGGAAAGCGCCGGCGCCGTTGACCACGCCGTCCACCACCCGGCGATCGAACTCCCCCAGAAAATCGCAGAGCCGCCCGTAGGGCCGCACGACGGCGGCGTGATAGAGCTCGTCGACGTAGTACTTGTTTTCCAGCAGCCGGGCGAGCACCGGGAAGCGCCCGGCGAGGCGCGCCGCAATCTCCGGACGCTGCACGTAGAAGCGATAGGCGAAGAAGATCCCCGCCGCCACGC is part of the Candidatus Polarisedimenticolia bacterium genome and harbors:
- a CDS encoding NADH-quinone oxidoreductase subunit L, with the translated sequence WVGIPKSLSFGVDLNGFEHYLAPVFGEASSPAHEAAGEAAGLEYGLMTLVLAGVAAGIFFAYRFYVQRPEIAARLAGRFPVLARLLENKYYVDELYHAAVVRPYGRLCDFLGEFDRRVVDGVVNGAGAFLEVGAQILKLFQTGHVRNYALALFLGAVALLWYLL